From the genome of Rhineura floridana isolate rRhiFlo1 chromosome 7, rRhiFlo1.hap2, whole genome shotgun sequence, one region includes:
- the LOC133388559 gene encoding male-enhanced antigen 1-like, with protein sequence MALEPVVTQRMGPERICPNEHEELGLQEPPDETPAPAGERSSEEPEEEEGDGSNDYLYQPLNQDSDQGTTAVEGTEPSTEPIPDINERLQAMRLHLPDPPVHSDDDDEGSAAQHSRSSIPMDPEHVELVKKTMAGIKLPILGIPAWANEISDDQWQDMVQRMLQAWQNQSGPKPEWK encoded by the coding sequence ATGGCCTTGGAGCCAGTGGTTACACAGAGAATGGGGCCAGAGAGAATCTGTCCAAATGAGCATGAGGAGCTGGGGCTGCAAGAGCCACCTGATGAAACCCCTGCACCTGCTGGGGAGCGGAGTAGTGAAGAAcctgaagaggaggaaggggatggtaGCAATGACTACTTGTACCAGCCACTGAACCAAGATTCGGAtcagggaacaacagcagttgaaggaaCAGAACCCAGCACAGAGCCAATCCCTGATATCAATGAGCGACTTCAGGCAATGAGACTGCATCTGCCTGACCCACCTGTGCAcagcgatgatgatgatgagggaTCTGCAGCTCAACACAGTCGCAGCTCTATCCCTATGGATCCCGAACATGTGGAGTTGGTGAAAAAGACTATGGCTGGAATCAAGCTCCCCATACTGGGAATCCCTGCATGGGCCAATGAGATCTCGGATGACCAATGGCAGGATATGGTGCAGCGAATGCTGCAAGCCTGGCAGAATCAGAGTGGCCCTAAgccagaatggaagtga